The following proteins are encoded in a genomic region of Gossypium hirsutum isolate 1008001.06 chromosome D05, Gossypium_hirsutum_v2.1, whole genome shotgun sequence:
- the LOC107906574 gene encoding pentatricopeptide repeat-containing protein At2g03880, mitochondrial, with protein sequence MACNSYINGSQRLSNLMSPLTGPRTPVMASISKICLYKPFSLSFAGSVKDQTLLQRCNFPATCILREQVPLKNECRVFARMPERTGTGVSTYLRETGTGENGDYARNDLDISHLISVLKFCGGEGCLEFGRTYHGLIAKTGLDGDEFVNTSLIDMYAKCGDIDSAVMVFNQMPRLDVASCNCLISGYANCGLFEEAFRLFMNYESWGNKPNSYTYSSMLAICGTLSAIEEGKQLHAQVVKMQYLSETAVSNALLTMYCKCKAMADAESLFERLPQRNIVSWTAIIHGLYQHEGFEKAMRLFCLMRESGIEPNDYTFTIALASCGNMKNIDNCRLLHGLVIKKGMALGEFVGTALIDMYSELRETDDAEKQFKEMGNLTSKVSRNALIKGLVQNEKANEALDAFSEMVRKDAACDEFTFSPILKACASLPSFMSCQQIHAQVVKANFDKNTHVGSSLIEAYTRCGSVEDAEKVFSRISAPDVVSWNSVIKAYSQNGNPRRAISLFRRMIIKGFRPTGSTFLAVLSACSHSGKIQDGQEIFQSMINEFGVSPEEAHYSCMVDLLGRSGQIEKALDFINNTPIKPTASIWRPLLAACRCHNNLRIAEFAAKHILAMDPNDATVYVTLSNMYIEAGLLENAENQRKLMKLKEITKEPGCSWIEVNNKIHKFFSRDRTHPESEKIYDKLKQIMMLIKGTAYSTNADSLQVKEDFCLYHSEKLAVCFGLISLAAGKPVRIFKNLRVCTDCHMFMKFASMITDRVIILSDNYRFHHFNKGGCSCGDYW encoded by the exons TGTAATAGCTATATCAACGGTTCACAAAGGTTGTCTAATCTAATGTCTCCTTTGACG GGACCAAGAACGCCGGTCATGGCGTCGATTTCTAAGATTTGTCTGTATAAACCCTTCTCTTTGTCCTTTGCTGGTTCTGTTAAAGATCAAACCTTGCTTCAAAGATGTAACTTTCCAGCAACATGCATATTAAGAGAACAAGTTCCGTTGAAGAATGAATGCAGGGTATTTGCTCGAATGCCTGAAAGAACTGGTACTGGTGTGTCAACATATCTTCGCGAAACTGGAACTGGGGAAAATGGTGATTATGCTAGAAATGATTTGGACATTAGTCATTTGATTAGCGTTCTAAAGTTTTGTGGTGGTGAAGGATGTTTAGAATTTGGAAGGACTTACCATGGTTTGATTGCAAAGACTGGACTTGATGGGGATGAGTTTGTAAATACCAGCCTTATTGATATGTATGCTAAATGTGGAGACATAGATAGTGCAGTTATGGTATTTAATCAGATGCCTCGTCTAGATGTTGCTTCATGTAATTGTTTGATTTCTGGTTATGCTAATTGTGGATTATTTGAAGAAGCTTTTAGGTTGTTCATGAATTATGAAAGCTGGGGTAACAAGCCTAATTCTTATACATACTCAAGTATGCTAGCGATTTGTGGAACCCTTTCGGCTATCGAAGAAGGGAAACAGCTTCATGCCCAAGTTGTGAAGATGCAGTATTTATCAGAAACAGCTGTGAGTAATGCACTTTTGACAATGTATTGCAAGTGTAAGGCGATGGCCGATGCTGAATCACTGTTTGAACGGCTTCCGCAAAGGAATATTGTTTCGTGGACTGCAATCATTCATGGATTGTACCAACATGAGGGTTTTGAGAAAGCTATGAGATTGTTCTGCTTGATGAGGGAGAGTGGGATTGAACCAAATGATTACACATTTACAATTGCCCTTGCATCTTGTGGAAATATGAAGAATATTGATAACTGCCGTTTACTTCATGGTTTAGTTATTAAAAAGGGGATGGCTTTAGGTGAATTTGTAGGGACCGCACTCATAGATATGTACTCTGAGCTCAGAGAAACAGATGATGCTGAAAAACAGTTCAAAGAGATGGGAAATTTGACCTCTAAAGTATCAAGAAATGCACTAATCAAAGGGTTAGTTCAGAATGAGAAAGCCAATGAAGCTTTGGATGCTTTTAGTGAAATGGTAAGAAAAGATGCAGCATGTGATGAGTTTACCTTTTCCCCCATTCTGAAAGCTTGTGCTTCCTTGCCATCATTCATGAGTTGCCAGCAGATACATGCTCAGGTAGTCAAAGCTAACTTTGACAAGAACACACACGTCGGAAGCTCATTAATAGAAGCTTATACCAGATGTGGGAGTGTAGAAGATGCGGAGAAAGTATTCAGTCGTATTTCAGCACCAGATGTTGTATCATGGAACTCAGTGATCAAAGCTTACTCGCAGAATGGCAATCCAAGAAGGGCTATATCACTATTTAGGAGGATGATTATCAAAGGATTTAGACCAACAGGTTCTACTTTCCTTGCTGTTCTTTCAGCATGTAGCCACTCTGGCAAAATCCAAGATGGCCAAGAAATTTTCCAATCAATGATAAATGAATTTGGTGTCTCACCAGAAGAAGCACATTATAGTTGCATGGTGGACTTACTGGGTAGATCTGGACAAATAGAGAAGGCACTAGATTTCATAAACAACACTCCCATCAAGCCTACAGCTTCAATATGGAGACCTCTACTTGCTGCTTGCCGGTGCCACAACAATCTACGAATTGCAGAATTTGCTGCAAAGCACATACTAGCTATGGACCCAAATGATGCAACCGTGTATGTTACCCTCTCAAATATGTATATTGAAGCAGGTCTACTGGAAAACGCAGAAAACCAGAGAAAGCTGATGAAACTGAAGGAGATTACAAAAGAACCAGGATGCAGCTGGATAGAAGTGAACAACAAGATACACAAATTCTTTTCACGTGATAGAACACACCCCGAATCTGAAAAAATATACGATAAGTTGAAGCAAATAATGATGCTAATAAAAGGAACTGCATATTCTACTAACGCAGATTCACTGCAGGTGAAGGAAGATTTTTGTTTATACCACAGTGAAAAACTTGCAGTTTGCTTTGGCCTTATAAGCTTGGCAGCAGGGAAGCCAGTTCGAATTTTCAAGAACCTTAGAGTTTGCACTGATTGTCATATGTTTATGAAGTTTGCATCTATGATTACAGACAGAGTTATAATATTAAGCGACAATTATAGGTTTCATCACTTTAACAAAGGTGGTTGTTCATGTGGAGACTACTGGTAA
- the LOC107906573 gene encoding transcription factor PCL1 — MGGEVKIGVFEANGRDDEAIAIATDAVVDEEDDVNERVLEWEMGLPNCDDLTPLSQLLVPPELASAFSISPEPRRTALDVNRASQDTLSSLRSTGAHSSTTNNNNNNNNNNFRSFDDPMVVEPEGDGSGSGSGSDPKKMRMMEIAEEADSAVRTAENSDDPSGKTVKRQRLVWTPQLHKRFVDVVAHLGIKNSVPKTIMQLMNVEGLTRENVASHLQKYRLYLKRMQGLSNEGPSASDQLFASTPVPQSMHANGAGVGGGGGIGVGGGSVNSNGHVGMTLPMLYGASMIPMPMPMYGPVHQGGNHHPQNGYEANSYGMMQQRDWSGGNKYGSVVSYPHHIAPREKLN; from the coding sequence ATGGGAGGAGAAGTGAAGATTGGTGTATTTGAAGCTAACGGCCGAGACGATGAAGCCATCGCAATCGCCACAGACGCCGTCGTTGACGAAGAGGATGATGTTAACGAAAGAGTTCTTGAATGGGAGATGGGATTGCCTAACTGCGATGATTTAACTCCGTTATCTCAATTGTTAGTACCACCGGAGCTCGCCTCCGCTTTCAGCATCTCTCCGGAGCCTCGTCGGACCGCTCTTGACGTCAACCGTGCTTCTCAGGATACCCTCTCCTCCCTCCGCTCCACCGGAGCCCACTCTTCCActactaataacaataacaacaacaataataacaattTCCGTTCTTTTGATGATCCGATGGTAGTTGAACCGGAAGGGGACGGCTCGGGTTCGGGTTCCGGGTCGGACCCGAAGAAAATGAGGATGATGGAGATTGCAGAGGAGGCGGATTCAGCGGTTAGGACGGCGGAGAATTCGGACGATCCATCAGGGAAGACAGTGAAACGACAGCGTTTGGTGTGGACACCGCAACTGCATAAGAGATTCGTGGATGTGGTGGCCCATTTAGGGATAAAAAACTCGGTTCCCAAAACAATCATGCAGTTAATGAACGTCGAAGGCTTGACCCGCGAGAACGTGGCCAGTCATTTGCAAAAATATCGTCTTTACTTGAAAAGAATGCAAGGATTAAGCAACGAAGGCCCATCAGCTTCCGATCAGCTGTTTGCATCAACGCCGGTGCCGCAGAGTATGCATGCGAATGGAGCCGGCGTCGGAGGAGGAGGAGGAATTGGTGTCGGTGGTGGTAGCGTGAATAGTAATGGGCATGTTGGAATGACTCTACCGATGCTTTATGGGGCATCAATGATTCCAATGCCGATGCCGATGTATGGACCTGTTCATCAAGGAGGAAATCATCATCCTCAGAATGGATACGAAGCCAATTCGTATGGGATGATGCAGCAGAGAGATTGGTCCGGCGGGAATAAATATGGGTCAGTAGTGTCGTATCCCCATCATATAGCTCCCCGTGAAAAGTTAAATTAG
- the LOC107906572 gene encoding pumilio homolog 2: MLSELGRRPMLGSGEGSFGDDLEAGMELLLREQRSKQDADDLERELNLYRSGSAPPTVEGSLSAVGGLFGGGATIAAGTAAGTGATAFSAFAGAKNGNGFASEEELRSDPAYHSYYYSNVNLNPRLPPPLLSKEDWKFAQRLKGGSSVIGGIGDRRKVNRADNGSGRSLFSMPPGFDSRKLENEIEAEKVHNSANWGGDGLIGLSGIGLGSKQKSLAENFQADLGHSSPVTRIPSRPASRNAFDENFENFVSAESDLAHLRHELASVDALRSSVSVQGSSAVHITRPPSSYTYAAAVGTSLSRSTTPDPQLVARAPSPCLTPIGGGRVGNSDKRNINSPSTFGGVSSGVSESADLVVALSGMTLSSNGAPDEDNRLPSQTEQDAENSQNYLFSLQDGQNYIKQQAYLKKSESGHLDMPSAKKNRRAEFQKPAASSNNSYLKGSPTSTLNGGGSLPAQYQHGDGAKSSIPNYGISGFSLNPGLASMMASQLGTGNLPAASAIPVPGMDSRVFGGGLGSGQNISSAVSESPNLGRVGSQIAGNALQAPFVDPMYLQYLRTSDYPAAQLPAFNDPCMNRNFLGDSYMNLLELQKAYFGSLLSPQKSQYGVPLGTKSGGSNIHGFYGNSTFGAGMSYPGSPLANTFIPNSPVGLGSPIRHTDLNMRFPSGTRNLTGGVTGPWHLDAGYNLDESFASSLLEEFKSNKTKCFELSEISGHVVEFSADQYGSRFIQQKLETATPEEKNMVYEEIMPQALALMTDVFGNYVIQKFFEHGLPAQRRELACKLLGHVLSLSLQMYGCRVIQKAIEVVDLDQKINMVHELDGSVMRCVRDQNGNHVIQKCIECVPEENIQFIVSTFFDQVVTLSTHPYGCRVIQRILEHCKDPKTQSKVMDEILGSVSLLAQDQYGNYVVQHVLGHGKPHERSIIIKELAGKIVQMSQQKFASNVVEKCLTFGGPAERQLLVNEMLGSTDENEPLQAMMKDQFANYVVQKVLETCDDQQRELILSRIKVHLNALKKYTYGKHIVARVEKLVAAGERRIAAQSVHPS, from the exons ATGCTATCTGAATTGGGTCGGAGACCAATGTTAGGAAGTGGCGAAGGATCATTTGGGGATGATTTGGAGGCGGGGATGGAGCTATTGCTCCGTGAACAGCGTAGTAAGCAAGACGCTGATGATCTCGAACGAGAGCTGAATTTGTATAGAAGTGGCTCTGCACCTCCTACCGTGGAGGGTTCACTGAGTGCAGTCGGCGGGTTGTTTGGGGGTGGAGCCACTATCGCTGCTGGTACTGCTGCTGGTACTGGGGCTACTGCTTTTTCAGCTTTTGCTGGAGCTAAAAATGGAAATGGTTTTGCATCTGAGGAAGAGCTTAGGTCTGATCCAGCTTACCATTCATACTATTACTCAAATGTGAATCTCAACCCGAGGCTCCCGCCTCCTTTGCTTTCCAAGGAGGATTGGAAGTTTGCACAAAGGTTGAAAGGAGGGAGTTCAGTGATAGGTGGGATTGGAGATAGGAGGAAAGTGAATAGGGCTGATAATGGTAGCGGTAGGTCGCTGTTTTCGATGCCACCAGGGTTTGATTCCAGGAAACTAGAGAATGAAATAGAAGCAGAGAAAGTGCATAACTCAGCAAACTGGGGTGGTGATGGACTGATTGGTTTGTCTGGTATAGGACTTGGAAGCAAACAGAAAAGCCTCGCTGAAAATTTTCAG GCCGATTTGGGACACTCTTCTCCTGTCACAAGGATACCGTCTCGCCCTGCTAGTCGTAATGCTTTTGATGAGAACTTCGAGAATTTTGTTTCTGCTGAATCTGATCTGGCTCATTTGCGCCATGAACTAGCCTCTGTGGATGCTTTAAGGTCAAGTGTGAGTGTTCAAGGTTCATCTGCAGTCCATATCACCAGGCCACCTTCTTCTTACACTTATGCTGCTGCAGTAGGCACTTCCTTGTCTAGGAGTACAACTCCTGATCCCCAACTTGTTGCAAGGGCTCCTAGTCCTTGTTTGACACCAATTGGAGGAGGCAGAGTTGGTAACTCAGACAAAAGAAACATAAATAGTCCAAGCACGTTTGGTGGTGTCTCATCTGGTGTCAGTGAGTCTGCAGATCTGGTTGTTGCTTTGTCAGGCATGACCCTGTCATCAAATGGTGCACCAGATGAAGATAATAGGTTACCATCCCAGACTGAACAAGATGCTGAAAATAGCCAAAATTATTTGTTCAGTTTGCAAGATGGTCAGAATTATATCAAACAGCAGGCATACTTGAAGAAGTCTGAATCTGGCCATTTAGATATGCCTTCGGCTAAGAAAAATAGGCGAGCTGAGTTCCAGAAACCTGCTGCCTCCTCAAACAATTCTTACTTGAAAGGATCTCCTACTTCCACTCTCAATGGTGGAGGCAGCTTACCTGCTCAGTATCAGCATGGTGATGGTGCAAAGTCATCAATTCCAAACTATGGAATAAGTGGTTTCTCTTTAAATCCTGGTTTAGCCTCTATGATGGCTAGCCAACTTGGGACTGGTAATCTGCCAGCTGCATCAGCTATACCAGTCCCTGGGATGGACTCAAGAGTGTTTGGGGGAGGTTTGGGTTCTGGACAGAACATTTCAAGTGCTGTATCTGAGTCGCCTAATCTGGGGAGAGTTGGAAGCCAAATAGCTGGGAATGCTCTGCAGGCACCTTTTGTTGATCCTATGTATCTTCAGTATTTGAGGACATCTGATTATCCTGCAGCACAGCTTCCAGCTTTTAATGATCCCTGTATGAATAGGAACTTCCTAGGTGATTCCTACATGAACTTGCTTGAGCTGCAGAAGGCATACTTCGGGTCTCTGCTATCACCACAGAAATCTCAGTATGGTGTTCCATTGGGAACAAAATCTGGTGGTTCTAATATTCATGGTTTTTATGGAAATTCCACCTTTGGAGCTGGCATGTCGTATCCTGGAAGTCCCTTAGCAAATACGTTTATTCCAAACTCTCCAGTTGGACTCGGTAGTCCTATCAGACACACTGACCTGAATATGCGATTTCCTTCTGGGACGAGGAATCTTACTGGGGGTGTCACGGGACCCTGGCATTTGGATGCAGGATATAACCTGGATGAGAGCTTTGCCTCCTCCCTACTTGAAGAGTTTAAGAGCAATAAAACAAAGTGTTTTGAGCTTTCAGAAATTTCTGGTCATGTTGTTGAGTTCAG TGCGGATCAGTATGGAAGCCGTTTTATTCAGCAAAAACTTGAAACAGCTACACCTGAAGAGAAAAATATGGTTTATGAGGAAATCATGCCTCAAGCTCTTGCTTTGATGACTGATGTGTTTGGTAATTATGTCATTCAAAAG TTTTTTGAACATGGACTTCCAGCTCAGAGAAGAGAACTTGCTTGCAAGCTTTTAGGTCATGTTTTATCACTTAGTCTTCAAATGTATGGTTGCCGAGTGATTCAGAAG GCCATAGAGGTTGTTGATCTGGATCAGAAGATTAACATGGTTCATGAGCTTGATGGTAGTGTTATGCGTTGTGTACGAGACCAGAACGGCAACCATGTCATCCAGAAATGTATCGAATGTGTTCCTGAGGAAAACATTCAATTTATAGTCTCAACATTTTTTGATCAAGTTGTGACGCTTTCCACTCATCCTTATGGGTGCCGAGTTATACAG AGAATATTGGAGCACTGCAAGGACCCAAAGACACAGAGTAAGGTTATGGATGAGATTTTAGGATCTGTTAGCCTGTTGGCCCAAGACCAGTATGGCAATTACGTTGTCCAG CATGTGCTGGGGCATGGAAAACCTCATGAACGCTCAATCATCATTAAGGAGCTAGCTGGGAAGATTGTCCAGATGAGTCAGCAGAAGTTTGCATCTAATGTTGTCGAGAAGTGCTTAACTTTTGGTGGCCCTGCTGAACGTCAGTTATTGGTGAATGAAATGCTTGGTTCTACTGATGAGAATGAGCCTCTTCAG GCAATGATGAAGGATCAGTTTGCAAACTACGTTGTACAGAAAGTACTAGAGACTTGTGATGACCAGCAACGCGAGCTGATTCTTTCTCGAATTAAGGTCCATTTAAACGCATTGAAGAAGTACACTTACGGGAAGCATATTGTTGCGCGTGTAGAGAAACTTGTTGCTGCTGGAG agAGGAGAATTGCTGCTCAGTCTGTGCACCCTTCTTAA
- the LOC107906571 gene encoding zinc transporter 2, translating to MAIISTTAKFMSTSLFIILLLLQFSITKGHGGDDHDENNGDHTNLHDKGLILVKTWCLIILLVTTFAGGVSPYFFRWDESFLLLGTQFAGGVFLATSLIHFLSDSNETFGDLTTKTYPFAFMLASVGYLLTMLGDCIIVSVTSSSKREVRVQVQVEEGRTADDEHSKDVGMDSNNPVFFKTTSFGDTLLLILALCFHSIFEGIAIGVAGTKGDAWKNLWTISLHKIFAAIAMGIALLRMIPKRPFLLTCGYSFAFAVSSPIGVGIGIAIDATTQGHVADWIYAISMGLACGVFIYVAINHLIAKGFKPQAKCYFDTPSFKFLAVLLGVAVIAVVMIWD from the exons ATGGCTATAATTTCCACCACTGCAAAATTTATGTCAACATCCTTGTTTATTATTCTTCTTCTCTTGCAGTTCTCCATAACGAAAGGTCATGGTGGAGACGATCACGACGAGAACAACGGTGACCATACAAACTTGCATGACAAAGGCTTAATCTTGGTGAAAACATGGTGTTTGATCATTCTTTTAGTAACCACTTTTGCAGGTGGAGTCTCCCCTTATTTCTTTCGATGGGACGAAAGTTTTCTCCTCTTAGGCACACAGTTTGCCGGTGGGGTTTTTCTGGCCAcctctttgatccatttcttgaGCGATTCTAATGAAACTTTCGGTGATCTCACAACCAAAACCTACCCTTTCGCCTTCATGTTGGCATCGGTGGGGTATCTTCTGACCATGCTTGGTGATTGCATAATCGTTAGTGTTACATCGAGTAGTAAAAGAGAAGTTAGAGTGCAAGTGCAAGTGGAAGAAGGTAGGACAGCTGATGACGAGCATTCCAAAGATGTGGGAATGGATTCGAATAATCCAGTTTTCTTTAAGACAACGTCTTTTGGGGATACGTTACTCCTTATTCTTGCCTTGTGTTTTCACTCAATTTTCGAGGGCATTGCCATTGGTGTTGCAG gtacTAAGGGAGATGCATGGAAGAATCTTTGGACAATTTCACTGCACAAGATTTTTGCAGCCATTGCTATGGGGATTGCACTGCTGAGGATGATACCAAAGCGGCCGTTTTTGTTAACCTGTGGTTACTCTTTCGCCTTTGCAGTTTCTAGTCCCATAGGTGTAGGGATTGGCATCGCCATTGATGCCACAACGCAAGGTCATGTTGCCGACTGGATTTACGCAATCTCAATGGGACTTGCTTGTGGGGTTTTCATTTATGTTGCCATCAATCATCTCATCGCCAAGGGCTTTAAACCACAAGCTAAATGTTACTTTGACACTCCTTCCTTCAAGTTTCTTGCTGTGCTTCTTGGAGTTGCTGTTATAGCAGTTGTTATGATCTGGGACTGA
- the LOC107959131 gene encoding uncharacterized protein has protein sequence MDEKWKLSKKEASGTHCSSSSKFSLPRSFSTKSISSKSPLLRSSSQKNSCSSSSSSSSSKCALPRSYSQKTSISRKCSSLAKEQKARFYIMRRCVAMLVCWHKHGDS, from the coding sequence ATGGATGAGAAGTGGAAGCTATCTAAGAAGGAAGCTTCGGGTACCCATTGTTCAAGTTCTTCAAAGTTCTCACTTCCAAGGAGTTTTTCAACAAAGAGTATTTCTTCCAAGTCTCCTCTTCTTAGGAGTTCTTCACAGAAGAACTCATGTTcctcttcttcatcttcatcatcatctaAATGTGCACTACCAAGAAGTTATTCACAAAAGACTTCCATTTCCCGTAAATGCAGTAGCTTAGCCAAGGAGCAGAAGGCAAGGTTCTACATTATGAGGCGGTGTGTTGCCATGCTTGTTTGCTGGCATAAACATGGAGATTCTTGA
- the LOC107903246 gene encoding cyclin-dependent protein kinase inhibitor SMR4: protein MEDEMVSYEDVVTSMIQEGWSTPTRGECWIPAVQACPPPPPKKKPFTFGKKRPEPPKNGYFQPPDLEMIFSMGTRRQAWA, encoded by the coding sequence ATGGAGGATGAGATGGTGTCGTACGAGGATGTGGTGACGTCGATGATTCAAGAAGGTTGGTCGACGCCAACACGTGGGGAGTGTTGGATACCTGCTGTGCAAGCTTGTCCGCCGCCGCCGCCGAAGAAGAAGCCGTTTACTTTTGGGAAGAAAAGGCCGGAGCCGCCGAAGAATGGGTATTTTCAACCGCCTGATCTTGAGATGATTTTCTCAATGGGTACTAGAAGGCAAGCTTGGGCTTAA
- the LOC121216737 gene encoding uncharacterized protein: protein MDPERASTDEVESNAPIPAEGTVPSDVNVSERPASDRQGGGAREAFFQAMTDWFAEFVRTNPAVRPPPPQDSQVPHVASPAAGIFIRERPPVDKIRKQGAEEFRATKDDDAEKAKFWLENTIRVFEELSCTPEECMKCVVSLLRDSAYHWWKTLVSIVPKVEDSRVLELKPLQLQALAVLDLLDRNVLNVGDATPESVEQVKMFVSDVEHPITLFGIVLKQLKEKK from the exons atggatcctgaacgagctagtacagatgaagtagagagtaatgcgcctattcccgcagaagggacggtgccatcagatgttaatgttagtgaaagaCCTGCATCAGATAGACAGGgaggaggagctagagaagccttcttccaagccatgactgattggtttgccgagttcgttcgtacgaatccggctgtaagacctccaccccctcaagattcacaggttccccatgtagcttccccagctgcaggtatatttatcagggagagaccacctgttgataagattaggaagcaaggggctgaagaatttcgggctaCCAAAGATGACGATGCAGAAAAAGCAaaattctggcttgagaataccatcagggtttttgaagaattatcttgtacaccggaagaatgtatgaagtgtgtggtctcacttctcagagattccgcttatcattggtggaagactctcgtGTCTATCGTACCGa AAGTAGAAGATTCGAGGGTTTTAGAGCTCAAACCACTACAGTTGCAAGCACTGGCAGTACTCGACCTCCTAGACCGAAATGTCCTCAATGTGGGAGACGCCACCCCGGAGAGTGTAGAGCAGGTGAAAATGTTTGTTTCAGATGTGGAGCATCCGAtcactttattcgggattgtcctgaaacaactaaaagagaagaaataa